The genomic DNA ATCGGTTGCAAATGGGCTATATGAATGGAAAGCAGCTTTTCAAACGGCTACAAATGTTTCAAATTTCAAGAGAAGAGTTTAGTCAGGCTTTGGAAGAAGTGTTACAGGAGGAAGAGAAATGAATAAAGAAATATCAACCCCTTTTAGAACAAAAGAAATTTTATCTAAACATGGTTTTACTTTTAAGAAAAGTCTTGGACAGAACTTTTTAATTGATTCGAATGTCCTAACAAAAATTGTAGACCAGGCTAAGTTATCACCGAATTCTGGCGCTATCGAGATTGGGCCTGGTATTGGAGCCTTAACAGAGAAACTAGCAAAACAAGCTAAAAAGGTCGTGGCATTTGAGATTGATCAGCGTCTGCTCCCTATTCTAGAAGACACTCTTTCTCCTTATCCACACGTTCACATACGTCATAGTGATGTGTTAGAAGCGGATGTTCGTCAAGTGATTGAAGAAGAGTTTGAAGAGGGTCAGGATTTGATGGTAGTAGCGAATCTTCCTTACTATGTGACGACGCCTATTCTCATGAAGTTATTGGAAGAAAAATTACCAGTACGTGGGATCGTTGTCATGATTCAAAAAGAAGTAGCAGAGCGTATTGCTGCAAAGCCTGGTTCTAAGGAATACGGCTCATTATCACTTGCAGTGCAATACCATGCAGTGGCTAAAACGGCTCTCACAGTACCAAAAACCGTTTTTGTACCAAAGCCCAATGTAGATTCATCCGTTCTTCACTTGGAGCTGCGTCAGGAGCCTCCTGTCGATCTTTTGAATGAAGCCTATTTCTTTGAAGTGATTCGAGCAAGCTTCGGTCAACGTAGAAAGACCTTATTGAACAATTTGCAAAATAATCTTTTAAGTAAAGAGCAAAAGCCAATGATTGAGGAAGTATTACAAGAGACAGGGATTGATGGAACACGTCGGGGCGAAACGCTCTCAATGGAAGAATTCGCGGCGTTGAGTAATGCTTTTTATAGCAGAACAAATGAAACTAAAAAAACACCTTGATGGTGGTGCACCCCGAGAGTTAGAGTTAAAAACTAACTTCCGGGGTGTTTTTTAGTTTTCATGATTCGAACATCTTCCTAATAATCAGTGAAGGTAAACCAAGTTCTCATTTCTATATAAATCATCTTTTCTTAAAGTTCTCATATAGTAGGTAAAGGAGATGCTGTTTAGTCTTTCAGGTCAAGCGGTGTGGAGGGAAGATAATGACGATGAAAGAAGGAGATATCGTTGCCAGGCGTTCATATGGCTGTGACTTAATCTTTCGAGTAACAAGGATGAATGAGTCAAGTAAGTCAGCGGAGCTCGTGGGCGAGGATATGAGGCTAATCGCAGATGCCCCGTTTGACGACCTGGTGGTAATTGACTCCAATGAACACAAAATGAGACGGGAGCAGTCCAAAGAGAAAGAAGACTATTCCTTTCGTTTGTTTCGACAAGACTATCAACTGTTGCGAATGAAGCGAGAATATTCGGCAACTAGTCATTTTAAGAAAGAAACAAGTTTTTTTGAACTCCCGGGGAAAATTCTTCATATTGACGGGGATCCACTATACCTTAGTAAATGCTTGGAAATGTATAAGCGTCTTGGCGTTCCGGTTTATGGGCTATATATGAAGGAAAGCGAAATACCGGAGAATATTATCAAATTAGTTAACAATGTTAGACCAGATATTTTGGTTATCACAGGGCATGATGCGTATACAAAACATAAAGGCGAGAAAAAGGATCTTCAATCGTACCGAAATTCACGGTACTTTGTTCGAGCTGTAAAAGAAGTGAGAAGTGTTTTTCCGAATCTTGATCACCTTGTTATTTTTGCTGGAGCGTGTCAGTCTCATTTTGAGTCACTCATTCGTGCAGGGGCTAATTTTGCAAGCTCTCCAGCTCGAATCAACATTCACATGCTTGATCCAGTTTTTATCGTATCCAAAATTGCACTCACATCTTTTACTGATCACGTTAATGTTTGGGACGCTCTTAGAAACACGTTGACTGGTGAAGATGGACTTGGTGGAGTAGAAACAAGAGGAATTCTACGCACAGGTATGCCTATGAAGGACCAGGAGGATTATTCAGAGTGAGCGAACGGGTGGAATACATATCCATCCGTTCGCTTTTTTATGTCAGTTTTAATAAAAAAATATCCTCGTTGAAAGGGGCTAGAATAGAGAAATGTTCTTTTGCGAAACCTGAGATAACCAGCATATTTCAATGAGTATACATATTTTTCGACAAATTAAGAAACAATAAAAATACACATCATCAGTAAATAACAATTGACATTGTTTTTGCTTCGTTGTTATAATTTAAGTTTTATTTGACAAGATGATGCAAAAGATGTTATAATTTGTCTAAGTGAGGTGGAGGTTCCGATGGCAAAAACGATTATTGAGATCAAACAAACGTTACAATCTCAGGTTGGCAAACGGTTGACCTTAAAGGCAAACGGAGGTCGCAGAAAGACAATTCAACGTTCAGGCATCCTTGAAGAAACCTACCCGGCAGTGTTCATTGTTAAGCTGGATCAGGACACGAACGCATTTGAGCGTGTGTCATACAGCTACACAGATATTCTAACAGATACAGTACAAATTACATTTAATGAAGAACAAGCGGCAGTAAGCGGTTAAGGCAAATGGTCTAACTGCTTTTTTGCTTTATTTGGGAATAAATAATTTTTCTCCTTCTTTTGGTTACATATTGGCAGTATAGCGATGGCTTTCGATCCTCACACTAAGAGTGTTACAGGATAGAAAGGAGCTTGATTCGCATGGCAAGACGTAAAGGGATTATGTCTGATCAATTGAAAGAAGAAATTGCGAAAGAGCTTGGTTTTTATGATACGGTTCAGAAAGAAGGTTGGGGAGGAATAAAAGCTCGCGATGCAGGTAACATCGTGAAGCGTGCTATTCAACTAGCTGAGGAGCAACTTGCAAACCAACCAAAACACTGAACCCTGTGACGATTGAACTCTGACTAATAGTCAGGGTTCTTTTTTTGTTGCAGAGAAGTTAAACTCTTCCGTGGTTGCATCCTATTCCGTTTCTTTCTTTTAGGCTTGTTGTGTTACAATAATTCACAGTAAGTTAAAATGTCGAACGGTAGGACGAAAATGTAGGTGAACGAGATGAAAAGAAAACTGAGTGTGAAAGCACCGGCGAAAATAAATTTAGCACTCGATGTGCTTCATAAACGACCTGATGGCTTTCATGAAGTAGAAATGGTTATGACGAATGTCGATCTTGCAGATCGACTTGAGTTAACGGAATTGAGACGAAATGAAATCGTTATTGAATCAACAAGCGGTTTTGTTCCAGACGATCAAAGGAATTTAGCTTTTCAAGCTGCAGCATTATTAAAGAAAAAGTTCAACATTCGGCAGGGTTTATCGATCAAGATTGATAAGCAAATTCCAGTTGCTGCTGGTCTTGCTGGAGGAAGCAGTGATGCTGCCGCGGCATTACGAGGACTTAATGAGCTTTGGCAATTA from Pseudalkalibacillus hwajinpoensis includes the following:
- the rsmA gene encoding 16S rRNA (adenine(1518)-N(6)/adenine(1519)-N(6))-dimethyltransferase RsmA → MNKEISTPFRTKEILSKHGFTFKKSLGQNFLIDSNVLTKIVDQAKLSPNSGAIEIGPGIGALTEKLAKQAKKVVAFEIDQRLLPILEDTLSPYPHVHIRHSDVLEADVRQVIEEEFEEGQDLMVVANLPYYVTTPILMKLLEEKLPVRGIVVMIQKEVAERIAAKPGSKEYGSLSLAVQYHAVAKTALTVPKTVFVPKPNVDSSVLHLELRQEPPVDLLNEAYFFEVIRASFGQRRKTLLNNLQNNLLSKEQKPMIEEVLQETGIDGTRRGETLSMEEFAALSNAFYSRTNETKKTP
- the veg gene encoding biofilm formation stimulator Veg codes for the protein MAKTIIEIKQTLQSQVGKRLTLKANGGRRKTIQRSGILEETYPAVFIVKLDQDTNAFERVSYSYTDILTDTVQITFNEEQAAVSG
- a CDS encoding small, acid-soluble spore protein, alpha/beta type, which produces MARRKGIMSDQLKEEIAKELGFYDTVQKEGWGGIKARDAGNIVKRAIQLAEEQLANQPKH
- the yabG gene encoding sporulation peptidase YabG, with protein sequence MTMKEGDIVARRSYGCDLIFRVTRMNESSKSAELVGEDMRLIADAPFDDLVVIDSNEHKMRREQSKEKEDYSFRLFRQDYQLLRMKREYSATSHFKKETSFFELPGKILHIDGDPLYLSKCLEMYKRLGVPVYGLYMKESEIPENIIKLVNNVRPDILVITGHDAYTKHKGEKKDLQSYRNSRYFVRAVKEVRSVFPNLDHLVIFAGACQSHFESLIRAGANFASSPARINIHMLDPVFIVSKIALTSFTDHVNVWDALRNTLTGEDGLGGVETRGILRTGMPMKDQEDYSE